Proteins found in one Hyla sarda isolate aHylSar1 chromosome 7, aHylSar1.hap1, whole genome shotgun sequence genomic segment:
- the LOC130282895 gene encoding protein kinase C delta type-like isoform X2 yields the protein MGQVGLASVPGRNNYVAIKGITKTGDNAATLQRERRILMLARDCPFLCHLYAAQQSQDHAFFITEYLSGGSLEALLRMCSCLNTDNVRFYTAEIACGLQFLHGHNIVHRDIKPDNIMLDRDGHIRIIDLGVAQDGVTSSNKIKGVTGTLPYMAPEVLQRKMYYAAVDWWSLGIVVSRMSAGRSPFYFGCNREMACDSITREKPNIPSVLPADLKHLIKKLLRKNPEKRLGVNRNIRDHPFFTTINWEELEQKRAQPPFTPFKPALKNGDLPWPEEETALHPLEGFSFIAPSWAC from the exons GTGGGTCTGGCATCAGTCCCCGGCCGAAACAACTACGTGGCCATCAAGGGAATCACCAAGACAGGGGACAATGCAGCGaccctgcagagagagagacggatCCTCATGCTGGCCCGAGACTGCCCgttcctgtgtcacctgtatgCTGCACAGCAGTCTCAGGACCATGCATTCTTCATCACCGAGTACCTGTCCGGCGGCAGCCTGGAGGCTTTACTCAGAATGTGCAGCTGTCTGAACACCGACAACGTAAGATTCTACACAGCAGAGATTGCATGCGGCCTCCAGTTCCTTCACGGACATAACATCGTCCACCG AGATATCAAGCCAGATAACATCATGCTGGATAGAGATGGACACATCCGCATCATAGACCTTGGAGTTGCCCAAGATGGCGTCACCTCTTCCAACAAGATCAAAGGAGTGACGGGCACGTTACCATACATGGCCCCAGaggtgctccagaggaagatgtaCTATGCAGCAGTTGACTGGTGGAGCCTGGGGATTGTTGTATCCCGGATGTCAGCAGGACGTTCCCCATTTTACTTTGGCTGCAACAGAGAAATGGCTTGCGATTCCATCACCAGAGAGAAGCCTAATATTCCATCTGTGCTCCCTGCTGACCTGAAACATCTGATCAAGAAACTGCTGCGTAAGAATCCTGAGAAGCGGCTTGGTGTGAACAGGAACATCAGAGACCATCCATTCTTCACCACCATCAACTGGGAGGAACTGGAGCAGAAGAGAGCACAGCCGCCATTTACACCATTCAAGCCAGCTCTGAAGAATGGAGACCTGCCGTGGCCAGAGGAAGAGACAGCCCTTCACCCCTTGGAAGGATTCTCTTTCATTGCTCCAAGCTGGGCCTGTTAA
- the LOC130282895 gene encoding protein kinase C delta type-like isoform X1, which yields MGQVGLASVPGRNNYVAIKGITKTGDNAATLQRERRILMLARDCPFLCHLYAAQQSQDHAFFITEYLSGGSLEALLRMCSCLNTDNVRFYTAEIACGLQFLHGHNIVHRDIKPDNIMLDRDGHIRIIDLGVAQDGVTSSNKIKGVTGTLPYMAPEVLQRKMYYAAVDWWSLGIVVSRMSAGRSPFYFGCNREMACDSITREKPNIPSVLPADLKHLIKKLLRKNPEKRLGVNRNIRDHPFFTTINWEELEQKRAQPPFTPFKPALKNGDLPWPEEETALHPLEGFSFIAPSWAC from the exons ATGGGGCAG GTGGGTCTGGCATCAGTCCCCGGCCGAAACAACTACGTGGCCATCAAGGGAATCACCAAGACAGGGGACAATGCAGCGaccctgcagagagagagacggatCCTCATGCTGGCCCGAGACTGCCCgttcctgtgtcacctgtatgCTGCACAGCAGTCTCAGGACCATGCATTCTTCATCACCGAGTACCTGTCCGGCGGCAGCCTGGAGGCTTTACTCAGAATGTGCAGCTGTCTGAACACCGACAACGTAAGATTCTACACAGCAGAGATTGCATGCGGCCTCCAGTTCCTTCACGGACATAACATCGTCCACCG AGATATCAAGCCAGATAACATCATGCTGGATAGAGATGGACACATCCGCATCATAGACCTTGGAGTTGCCCAAGATGGCGTCACCTCTTCCAACAAGATCAAAGGAGTGACGGGCACGTTACCATACATGGCCCCAGaggtgctccagaggaagatgtaCTATGCAGCAGTTGACTGGTGGAGCCTGGGGATTGTTGTATCCCGGATGTCAGCAGGACGTTCCCCATTTTACTTTGGCTGCAACAGAGAAATGGCTTGCGATTCCATCACCAGAGAGAAGCCTAATATTCCATCTGTGCTCCCTGCTGACCTGAAACATCTGATCAAGAAACTGCTGCGTAAGAATCCTGAGAAGCGGCTTGGTGTGAACAGGAACATCAGAGACCATCCATTCTTCACCACCATCAACTGGGAGGAACTGGAGCAGAAGAGAGCACAGCCGCCATTTACACCATTCAAGCCAGCTCTGAAGAATGGAGACCTGCCGTGGCCAGAGGAAGAGACAGCCCTTCACCCCTTGGAAGGATTCTCTTTCATTGCTCCAAGCTGGGCCTGTTAA